The following proteins come from a genomic window of Paenibacillus sp.:
- a CDS encoding Na+/H+ antiporter NhaC family protein: protein MKMSQFIVVVAVTVAGLAVAYVRELPLAAGFTAGLTALVAMALRTGAAPNARALWGMMREGVAHTKEVVWILLLVGLLIPAWSAGGVIPFLVDAGLRLLHPEWIVTFGFAFASAVAMTLGTSTGTLSAAGIPLMGIAAHLGVPLPLMAGALVSGAFVGDRTSPLSSAHQLVAASAGVPPRSLYRLLQPTTYAAFALALAVFAAFDWFGAWGEAGEGASAGAELAAIGGYTSSWLLALPPLLLLAAIVLRIRTRYAFLIGIASGIAVGAATQGGAAGEWLGWLWAGYPTMSAEGELVRGKGVASMFELVLLIAMAGAYNGILEKTGIVRPIAARLIGDNPTLPGVTIRAGAFGLGLGLVSCTQTLPIMMTARSLAPAWTERFTREQLARVTADTSLLLAALVPWNMIAVLCGTIVGVAPERFAPYALFLWLPPLLTLGYSALTRRATAGQIFDRKPVDTHLES, encoded by the coding sequence ATGAAGATGTCGCAATTCATCGTCGTTGTCGCCGTGACGGTCGCCGGTTTGGCAGTCGCTTACGTTCGCGAATTGCCGCTCGCGGCGGGCTTTACCGCCGGTTTGACGGCGCTCGTCGCCATGGCTCTCCGCACCGGAGCGGCGCCGAATGCGCGCGCGTTGTGGGGAATGATGCGGGAGGGCGTCGCGCATACGAAAGAAGTCGTTTGGATTTTACTGTTGGTCGGGCTGCTCATTCCCGCTTGGTCGGCGGGCGGGGTCATCCCGTTTTTGGTCGATGCGGGGCTGCGTTTGCTCCACCCGGAGTGGATCGTGACGTTCGGCTTCGCATTCGCGTCGGCCGTCGCGATGACGCTCGGCACGTCGACGGGCACGTTGAGCGCAGCGGGCATTCCGCTGATGGGCATCGCGGCGCATCTCGGCGTCCCGCTGCCGCTGATGGCCGGGGCGCTCGTCTCGGGCGCGTTCGTCGGCGACCGGACGTCGCCGCTGTCGAGCGCGCACCAGCTCGTCGCCGCTTCCGCAGGAGTGCCGCCGCGATCGCTCTACCGCCTGCTGCAGCCGACGACGTACGCCGCGTTCGCGCTCGCGCTCGCCGTCTTCGCAGCGTTCGATTGGTTCGGCGCTTGGGGCGAAGCCGGCGAGGGCGCGTCGGCGGGAGCGGAGCTGGCGGCGATCGGCGGCTATACGTCGTCTTGGCTGCTCGCCTTGCCGCCGCTGCTGCTGCTGGCCGCCATCGTGCTCCGCATCCGGACGCGGTACGCCTTCTTGATCGGCATCGCGTCCGGCATCGCCGTCGGCGCCGCGACGCAAGGAGGAGCGGCGGGGGAATGGCTCGGCTGGCTGTGGGCCGGCTATCCGACGATGTCGGCCGAAGGCGAGCTCGTCCGCGGCAAAGGCGTCGCCAGCATGTTCGAGCTGGTCCTATTGATTGCCATGGCCGGCGCGTATAACGGCATCTTAGAGAAGACGGGAATCGTGCGTCCGATCGCCGCGCGGCTCATCGGCGACAATCCGACGCTGCCCGGCGTCACGATTCGAGCCGGCGCGTTCGGCCTCGGCCTCGGCCTTGTCTCGTGCACGCAGACGCTGCCGATCATGATGACGGCGCGCAGCCTCGCCCCGGCATGGACCGAGCGCTTTACGCGCGAGCAGCTCGCCCGCGTTACCGCGGATACCAGCCTGCTGCTCGCCGCGCTCGTTCCTTGGAACATGATCGCAGTGCTTTGCGGCACGATCGTCGGCGTCGCACCGGAGCGGTTCGCCCCGTATGCGCTGTTTCTATGGCTCCCGCCGCTGCTGACGCTCGGCTACAGCGCGTTGACGCGGCGGGCGACGGCCGGACAAATTTTTGATCGAAAACCGGTTGACACTCATCTCGAAAGCTGA
- a CDS encoding S-layer homology domain-containing protein gives MKKTWFAAAAAAAILTGSLASGAHAFNDLEGVAHADKIVEMRERGIVSGTGNNKFAPHEKLSAQTALPLIVKTLNLSLAAYTFIKEPQASDYFTKIPNDAWYAEAFVIAQVNGLPIDKDIIPNEPVTREQFVHWLMHGLQKTGEYAFTEIYYTLKDEKQVSEGFMNSIQTALNGGIVELNQDQAFRPQEPITRAEAVVMARNALKIVESQQQPPRQDPIQSGEVNVSKVKVNADIQKIVLDMGEKPHPGWKIAIVGIDFTGESSAVVRYSVQYPDPAALYPMVISYPKAATYLSSAITDIRYEHVLTDAGAVDPDTPVSSGPAN, from the coding sequence ATGAAGAAAACCTGGTTCGCGGCCGCGGCGGCCGCAGCAATCTTGACCGGCTCCCTCGCATCCGGCGCGCACGCGTTCAACGACCTCGAGGGCGTCGCCCATGCCGATAAGATCGTAGAAATGCGCGAACGCGGCATCGTCAGCGGCACCGGCAACAACAAATTCGCTCCGCACGAGAAGCTGTCCGCGCAAACCGCGCTTCCGCTCATTGTCAAGACGTTAAACCTCAGCCTCGCAGCGTACACGTTCATTAAAGAGCCGCAAGCGAGCGATTATTTTACCAAAATTCCGAACGACGCCTGGTATGCCGAAGCGTTCGTCATCGCGCAAGTGAACGGTTTGCCGATCGATAAGGACATCATTCCGAACGAGCCGGTCACCCGCGAGCAATTCGTCCACTGGCTCATGCACGGTTTGCAGAAAACCGGCGAATATGCGTTTACCGAGATCTATTACACGCTGAAAGACGAAAAACAAGTTTCCGAAGGCTTTATGAATTCGATCCAAACCGCGCTCAACGGCGGCATCGTCGAACTGAACCAAGACCAAGCGTTCCGCCCGCAGGAGCCGATCACCCGCGCGGAAGCCGTCGTCATGGCCCGCAACGCGCTGAAGATCGTCGAGAGCCAACAGCAGCCGCCTCGCCAAGATCCGATCCAAAGCGGCGAAGTGAACGTTTCGAAAGTCAAGGTGAACGCGGATATCCAAAAAATCGTGCTCGACATGGGCGAAAAGCCGCATCCGGGCTGGAAGATCGCCATCGTCGGCATCGATTTTACCGGCGAGTCGTCCGCGGTCGTGCGCTACAGCGTGCAATACCCGGATCCGGCCGCGCTGTATCCGATGGTCATCTCGTATCCGAAGGCGGCAACGTACCTTAGCTCCGCCATTACCGACATTCGATACGAGCACGTGCTTACGGACGCGGGCGCGGTCGACCCCGATACGCCGGTCTCCAGCGGTCCAGCCAACTAA
- a CDS encoding thiol-disulfide oxidoreductase DCC family protein — protein sequence MKQHAIVLYDGECNMCNAVVQFTIVRNRGGRLRYAAQQSDAGRRLLAAHGLSGDALDTFVLIEGDRAYTRSEGALRLMKHLNAGWPLLSALRIVPRPLRDPLYTFVARNRYRWFGKSERCMLMRPEYRDKFLT from the coding sequence ATGAAGCAGCACGCGATTGTGTTATACGACGGGGAGTGCAATATGTGTAACGCGGTCGTGCAGTTTACGATCGTTCGCAACCGCGGAGGCCGCCTGCGGTACGCCGCGCAGCAGTCGGATGCCGGCCGGCGTCTGCTCGCCGCGCACGGATTGTCCGGGGATGCGCTGGATACGTTCGTCTTGATCGAAGGGGATCGCGCGTATACGCGGTCGGAGGGCGCCCTCCGTTTAATGAAGCATTTGAACGCAGGATGGCCGCTGTTGTCCGCGCTCCGGATCGTCCCGCGTCCGCTTCGGGATCCGCTCTATACGTTCGTAGCCCGCAACCGGTACCGGTGGTTCGGCAAAAGCGAGCGCTGCATGTTGATGCGGCCGGAATATCGGGATAAGTTCTTAACGTAA
- a CDS encoding magnesium transporter CorA family protein, with protein MDAASTRSANGRWVWYDADDAARAGNGTAGKGDDSLRSELREWLEQGRIADRNRVRTAAYDEGAPRLHGTLVLVSDPRDEETKHGLRYLATNGELVTAGLSRFFIGTMREERFRTRLLASETPIDALLFVLSLAVERYFDWMDRFERQLTRAKSQMRDTNGGHLFQFIMDLRYDLLHWNAQLIPLNEIRFAAEETFRDARSGEAFSVYRLRLERAQMLQDEYESEIDSLLKLDEMTINYRSNDIMKTLTVFTVLLTPMTALGAIWGMNFSYMPETDWKWGYFASLAVIFLFMGVIYWYLKRQGWTENLLRAKARDRP; from the coding sequence ATGGACGCAGCTTCGACGCGCAGCGCCAACGGTCGCTGGGTATGGTACGATGCGGACGATGCGGCGCGGGCGGGGAACGGTACGGCTGGCAAAGGGGACGATTCGCTCCGCTCCGAGCTGCGCGAATGGCTCGAGCAAGGGCGCATCGCCGATCGCAACCGGGTGCGCACCGCGGCGTACGACGAGGGCGCTCCGAGGCTGCACGGCACCCTCGTGCTCGTCTCCGATCCGCGGGACGAAGAGACGAAGCACGGCCTGCGTTACCTCGCGACGAACGGCGAGCTTGTGACGGCCGGGTTGTCGCGTTTTTTTATCGGGACGATGCGGGAAGAACGGTTCCGAACGAGGCTCCTCGCAAGCGAAACCCCCATCGATGCCCTCTTATTCGTGCTGTCGCTGGCCGTCGAGCGGTACTTCGATTGGATGGATCGGTTCGAACGGCAATTGACGCGAGCCAAATCGCAAATGAGAGATACGAACGGCGGGCATTTATTCCAGTTCATTATGGATTTGCGTTATGATCTGCTCCACTGGAACGCGCAGCTCATTCCGCTCAACGAAATTCGTTTCGCGGCCGAAGAGACGTTCCGCGACGCGCGGAGCGGCGAAGCGTTCTCGGTGTACCGGCTGCGTCTGGAACGAGCGCAAATGCTGCAGGACGAATACGAAAGCGAGATCGATTCGCTGCTTAAGCTGGACGAGATGACGATCAATTATCGTTCCAATGACATCATGAAGACGTTGACCGTGTTTACGGTGCTGCTAACGCCGATGACGGCGCTAGGGGCGATCTGGGGTATGAATTTTTCGTACATGCCGGAAACCGACTGGAAGTGGGGATATTTCGCCTCGTTGGCTGTCATTTTCCTATTTATGGGGGTCATTTACTGGTATTTGAAAAGACAAGGCTGGACGGAAAATTTGCTTCGCGCGAAGGCACGGGACCGACCGTGA
- a CDS encoding phosphatidylglycerophosphatase A: MGKQVHSRIIHEAVLEKLALRGVRLEDIAEIVLEMQKPYHPALQLEACLESVAKVLEKREMQHALLVGIELDELAEQGKLSEPLLSLVRSDEGLFGCDETLALGSVLGYGSIAVTTFGHLDKHKIGIIKKLDTKIGQGVHTFLDDLVASVAASAAGRIAHRARDEEERIADAEAAAAAALEE, translated from the coding sequence ATGGGGAAACAGGTCCACAGCCGTATCATTCATGAAGCGGTATTAGAGAAACTGGCGCTCCGCGGCGTTCGTTTGGAGGATATCGCGGAAATCGTCCTGGAGATGCAAAAGCCGTACCATCCGGCGCTGCAGCTTGAAGCTTGTTTGGAAAGCGTCGCCAAAGTGCTCGAGAAGCGGGAAATGCAGCATGCCCTGCTGGTCGGCATCGAGCTCGACGAGCTGGCGGAGCAAGGAAAGCTGTCCGAGCCGCTGCTGTCGCTAGTGCGTTCCGACGAGGGGCTGTTCGGCTGCGACGAAACGCTCGCGTTAGGATCCGTCCTCGGGTACGGCAGCATCGCTGTGACGACGTTCGGTCATCTCGACAAGCATAAAATAGGAATCATTAAAAAATTGGATACGAAAATCGGGCAAGGCGTCCATACGTTCTTGGACGATCTCGTCGCCAGCGTCGCTGCGTCCGCGGCCGGGCGCATCGCTCACCGAGCGCGCGACGAAGAAGAGCGGATCGCGGATGCGGAAGCGGCCGCTGCCGCTGCCTTGGAAGAGTAA
- a CDS encoding 2'-5' RNA ligase family protein translates to MNFGIVIFPPKDVQDAANSYRKRFDPHYSLIPPHLTLREAEPWDPPTLEQAVEHLNAVAEELSPAEVTLNRFSTFYPVANVVYMALENPDPLIRMHEAICRGPLKPRESKYNFTPHLTVAQNIGNDEMHDIYASLRPKPLSLSFRVDRIHLLYQTENGAWTAHQSFMLKSN, encoded by the coding sequence ATGAATTTCGGCATCGTCATCTTCCCTCCCAAAGACGTACAGGACGCGGCCAACAGCTATCGGAAACGATTCGACCCCCATTACAGCCTCATTCCACCGCACCTGACGCTTCGGGAGGCGGAGCCGTGGGATCCGCCGACGCTCGAGCAGGCCGTGGAGCACTTGAACGCCGTCGCCGAGGAACTTTCGCCCGCGGAAGTCACGCTGAACCGGTTTTCGACGTTCTACCCGGTGGCGAACGTCGTGTACATGGCGCTCGAGAACCCCGATCCGCTCATCCGCATGCACGAAGCGATATGCCGCGGCCCATTGAAGCCCAGGGAGTCGAAATACAACTTCACGCCGCATCTGACGGTTGCCCAGAACATCGGCAACGATGAGATGCACGACATTTACGCGAGCCTCAGGCCGAAGCCGCTGTCGCTTTCGTTCCGGGTCGACCGCATTCACCTGCTGTACCAAACGGAGAACGGCGCCTGGACCGCGCATCAATCGTTTATGTTGAAGAGCAACTAA
- a CDS encoding ABC transporter substrate-binding protein, translated as MKLSTRTSKMARTMAVTLTAAVGMSTLAACSQGETPSDDTERVLRIATLQGYGDDDQWFRQQFTELYEFSNPNVKIEVVPAVDYSKFRYSDGTTPQEQPNPMEELKKLMQGDNPPDLVMIEFNNLPDLVNENLLMPLDPLITADKFDTSKIVPTVLEGIKEAAPDGKLYALAPLFSSSALFYNKAIFTEKGVPFPTDGMTWNQVFDLARQLSGGEGENQKYGFSFSTYQGGDSFYEMQLYTQPLQLSYFDPSGDKMTVDTDQWENVWKTVVDLREQQIIPGPPNFEQQNNRQPGPFEWDNFLSGRTAMAISSYYYINELINANRQAETDDRLDPIDWDVVTLPTHEDAPGIGGQIYLQGMMGINAKAQNQKDAWEFVKFVNGDDWARLKSRSQGTLVANKNYLQPKEGLEYNIEAFYQLKPAPVLDESEIYRKYPNIYMVHQIGQQKFQEVLDGKKEVRQALKEWQTEGDAMLQQMREDPNFQPNFGEPGMPMPIDTEEAVEVKAE; from the coding sequence ATGAAGCTTTCAACACGCACATCGAAAATGGCCCGCACCATGGCCGTCACGCTGACCGCGGCGGTCGGCATGTCGACGCTCGCCGCCTGCTCGCAAGGAGAGACCCCGTCGGACGATACGGAGCGCGTGCTTCGCATCGCTACGCTGCAAGGCTATGGCGACGACGATCAGTGGTTCCGGCAGCAATTTACGGAACTCTATGAATTCTCGAACCCGAACGTCAAAATCGAAGTCGTTCCTGCGGTCGACTACAGCAAATTCCGTTATTCCGACGGAACGACGCCGCAAGAACAGCCGAATCCGATGGAAGAGTTAAAGAAGCTGATGCAGGGCGATAACCCGCCCGACCTCGTCATGATCGAGTTCAACAATTTGCCCGATCTCGTGAACGAGAACCTGCTGATGCCGCTCGATCCGCTCATTACGGCCGACAAATTCGACACGTCGAAAATCGTTCCGACCGTACTCGAAGGCATCAAAGAAGCGGCTCCGGACGGCAAGCTGTACGCCCTCGCTCCGTTGTTCAGCTCGTCGGCGCTGTTTTACAACAAAGCGATCTTTACAGAGAAAGGCGTACCGTTCCCGACGGACGGCATGACGTGGAATCAAGTGTTCGACTTGGCTCGTCAATTGTCCGGCGGCGAGGGAGAAAACCAGAAGTACGGCTTCTCGTTCTCGACGTACCAAGGCGGGGATTCGTTCTACGAAATGCAGCTGTATACGCAGCCGCTGCAGCTTAGCTACTTCGACCCGTCCGGCGACAAAATGACGGTCGACACGGACCAGTGGGAGAACGTATGGAAAACGGTGGTCGACTTGCGCGAGCAGCAGATCATTCCGGGACCGCCGAATTTCGAACAGCAAAATAACCGGCAGCCGGGTCCGTTCGAATGGGATAACTTCTTGTCGGGCCGCACGGCGATGGCGATCTCCAGCTATTATTATATTAACGAACTCATTAACGCCAACCGCCAAGCGGAAACGGACGATCGGCTCGACCCAATCGATTGGGACGTCGTGACGCTGCCGACGCATGAGGACGCGCCGGGCATCGGCGGACAAATTTATTTGCAGGGCATGATGGGCATCAACGCGAAGGCGCAAAACCAAAAAGACGCATGGGAGTTCGTGAAGTTCGTCAACGGCGACGATTGGGCGCGTCTGAAGTCGCGCAGCCAAGGCACCCTCGTCGCGAACAAGAACTACCTGCAGCCGAAGGAAGGGCTCGAATACAACATCGAGGCGTTCTATCAGTTGAAGCCGGCTCCAGTGTTGGACGAATCCGAAATTTATCGGAAATATCCGAACATCTATATGGTTCACCAAATCGGTCAGCAAAAGTTCCAAGAGGTGCTAGACGGCAAGAAGGAAGTGCGTCAGGCACTGAAGGAATGGCAAACGGAAGGCGACGCGATGCTGCAGCAAATGCGCGAGGATCCGAACTTCCAGCCGAACTTCGGCGAGCCGGGCATGCCGATGCCGATCGATACCGAAGAAGCGGTCGAAGTGAAGGCGGAATAA
- a CDS encoding ATP-binding cassette domain-containing protein, with the protein MITCEGLVKIYKTDEVEVVALQGLNLTVDRGEMMAIIGNSGSGKSTFMNILGGLDRPSAGTVRVGEWDLLKISDEQLVEYKRRTVGFVWQNNARNLLPYLTALENVEMPMMLGGKLDRPYAKQLLEMVGLKDRMNNKLHQLSGGEQQRVAIAISLANRPSLLLADEPTGSVDSATSDRIMDIFRSFNREFGVTIVIVTHDLELAGKVDRVVAIRDGLTSTEFIKRNPELDSAVYNSETVGRRTVKEEHEAYVVIDRAGRLQIPKEYLEALGIGNKASLEFDGEKIIIQAPKSLEGKA; encoded by the coding sequence ATGATCACTTGCGAAGGGCTCGTGAAAATTTACAAAACGGACGAAGTCGAAGTCGTCGCGCTGCAGGGGCTTAACCTGACGGTGGATCGCGGGGAAATGATGGCGATCATCGGCAACTCCGGCAGCGGCAAATCGACGTTCATGAACATCCTGGGCGGGCTCGATCGCCCTTCGGCCGGCACGGTCCGGGTCGGCGAATGGGACTTGCTGAAAATCAGCGACGAGCAGCTCGTCGAGTACAAACGGCGTACGGTCGGGTTCGTGTGGCAGAACAACGCCCGGAACCTGCTTCCATACTTGACCGCCTTGGAAAACGTCGAAATGCCGATGATGCTCGGCGGCAAGCTGGACCGCCCGTACGCGAAGCAGCTGCTCGAGATGGTCGGTCTCAAAGACCGCATGAACAACAAGCTGCATCAGCTGTCGGGCGGCGAGCAGCAGCGGGTGGCCATCGCGATTTCGCTCGCTAATCGGCCTTCGCTGCTGCTGGCGGACGAACCGACCGGTTCCGTCGATTCGGCGACGTCGGATCGGATCATGGACATATTCCGTTCGTTCAACCGGGAATTCGGCGTCACGATCGTCATCGTGACGCACGATCTCGAGCTGGCGGGCAAAGTGGACCGGGTCGTCGCGATTCGCGACGGTTTAACGAGCACGGAATTTATTAAGCGCAACCCTGAGCTCGATTCCGCCGTCTATAATAGCGAAACCGTCGGAAGACGTACGGTGAAAGAGGAACACGAGGCGTATGTGGTCATCGATCGCGCCGGTCGTTTGCAAATTCCGAAGGAATACCTGGAGGCGCTCGGAATCGGGAACAAAGCGTCCCTCGAGTTCGACGGGGAGAAAATCATTATTCAAGCACCAAAATCATTGGAGGGGAAAGCATGA